A genomic window from Candidatus Tumulicola sp. includes:
- a CDS encoding UBP-type zinc finger domain-containing protein: MPTECTHLDHIHKVTPSAAGCEECLAMGDSWVHLRECLECGHVGCCDDSKNKHATKHFHKTQHPIIRSFQPGEHWKWCYVDEVMWE; this comes from the coding sequence ATGCCGACCGAATGCACGCATCTCGATCACATCCACAAAGTCACGCCCAGCGCGGCGGGCTGCGAGGAGTGTCTCGCGATGGGCGATAGCTGGGTCCACTTGCGCGAATGTTTGGAATGCGGACATGTCGGATGCTGCGATGATTCCAAGAATAAGCACGCGACGAAACATTTCCACAAGACGCAGCACCCCATCATACGTTCGTTTCAGCCGGGGGAGCATTGGAAATGGTGCTATGTCGATGAGGTGATGTGGGAGTGA
- a CDS encoding HlyD family secretion protein: protein MAQQTPAGNGSRRRIIIAIAAALVIIGLIVGIPYFIYASRHVSTDDAQISGDITNISPKVKGQVKAVYVEDDRFVHKGDKLVLLDDRDLKGAVEQAAAAYAQAVANGRAATIGVPQQAALTAAQTAQASAGIGQAQGGLQNAQAKYTSTQAAVAAAKSQLDAAQAALTKAASDEQRARTLVAQGAIAQSQWDAAKAAYDAARAARDAAAQGVREAQAAVAQAQAGIGQAQNQIAAGSAQLAQAETGFQTTQIKSAQAATGAAQVRAAKAALDLARLQLSYATILAPIDGVVSKKSVNVGDSVAVGQPLMAVADPHALWITANLKETQLTNVRVGQPVDIKVDAYPKLRLTGKVQNIAPATGATFSLIPPDNASGNFTKVVQRVPVRITVDQDPNADQALRQGLSVEVTIDTSNH from the coding sequence GTGGCGCAACAGACTCCTGCCGGCAACGGAAGCCGTCGCAGGATCATCATCGCAATCGCCGCAGCGCTCGTCATCATCGGCTTGATCGTCGGCATACCGTATTTCATCTATGCATCGCGCCACGTTTCGACTGACGACGCGCAGATCAGCGGCGACATCACGAACATCAGTCCTAAGGTGAAGGGCCAGGTCAAGGCGGTCTACGTCGAGGACGACCGTTTCGTCCACAAGGGCGACAAGTTGGTCCTGCTGGACGATCGCGACCTCAAAGGCGCCGTGGAACAAGCCGCGGCCGCGTACGCGCAGGCAGTCGCCAACGGGCGTGCCGCCACGATCGGCGTACCGCAGCAAGCGGCGTTGACGGCGGCGCAGACGGCGCAAGCGAGTGCGGGCATCGGCCAGGCGCAAGGCGGGCTGCAGAACGCGCAGGCGAAGTACACCTCGACTCAAGCCGCGGTCGCCGCCGCAAAGTCTCAACTCGATGCGGCGCAGGCCGCGCTCACAAAGGCCGCCTCGGATGAGCAACGCGCGCGCACGCTGGTGGCTCAGGGGGCCATTGCGCAGTCGCAATGGGATGCGGCCAAGGCCGCGTACGACGCCGCCCGCGCCGCGCGGGATGCCGCCGCGCAGGGCGTGCGCGAAGCGCAGGCCGCAGTCGCGCAGGCGCAAGCCGGCATCGGGCAGGCCCAAAACCAAATCGCGGCCGGGAGTGCCCAACTTGCGCAAGCGGAGACCGGCTTCCAGACCACCCAGATCAAGTCGGCGCAGGCGGCGACGGGCGCCGCGCAGGTCAGGGCCGCCAAGGCGGCGCTCGATCTCGCCCGGCTGCAACTCTCGTACGCGACCATCTTGGCCCCGATCGACGGTGTGGTGAGCAAGAAGTCGGTCAATGTCGGCGATTCCGTGGCCGTCGGCCAGCCGCTCATGGCGGTCGCCGATCCCCACGCGTTATGGATCACGGCCAACCTCAAGGAGACGCAGCTGACCAACGTGCGCGTGGGCCAGCCGGTCGACATCAAGGTGGACGCCTATCCGAAACTTAGGCTCACCGGCAAGGTCCAGAACATCGCGCCGGCCACCGGCGCCACGTTCTCGCTCATCCCGCCCGACAACGCGAGCGGCAACTTCACCAAGGTCGTGCAGCGCGTTCCGGTGCGCATCACCGTGGACCAAGATCCAAACGCCGACCAAGCCTTGCGACAGGGGCTTTCGGTCGAAGTCACGATCGACACAAGCAACCACTAG
- a CDS encoding MarR family transcriptional regulator: protein MDETTTAATAPADETTDDLLKLRSGIMHYCQSCSSGNFDNVNLMITLKRTLSELSNLFESTYGDLNLTPGRLNILMVLDAVDSNSLPLSELGDYLVVTRANITGLIDGLVRDGVVQRTDYPGDRRMVLAELTKKGKEFMAWFAPRHHGITKQIVSCFSTKEKRQLVELLDKLRAHVGTLSLPKFELPSA, encoded by the coding sequence ATGGACGAGACAACCACCGCTGCCACCGCGCCCGCTGACGAGACGACTGACGATCTACTCAAGCTCCGCTCGGGCATCATGCACTACTGCCAGTCCTGTTCCAGCGGCAACTTCGACAACGTCAACCTCATGATCACCCTGAAGCGAACCCTCAGCGAACTCAGCAATCTATTCGAGTCAACCTACGGCGACCTGAACCTCACGCCTGGCCGCCTGAACATCCTCATGGTGCTCGATGCGGTCGATTCGAACTCGCTGCCGCTGTCTGAGTTGGGCGACTACCTCGTGGTCACGCGCGCGAACATCACCGGCCTCATCGATGGCCTGGTCCGGGACGGAGTCGTGCAGCGCACGGATTATCCCGGCGACCGGCGCATGGTGCTGGCGGAGTTGACCAAGAAGGGCAAAGAGTTCATGGCATGGTTCGCGCCGCGCCACCACGGCATCACCAAGCAAATAGTCAGCTGCTTCAGCACGAAAGAAAAGCGCCAGCTCGTCGAACTGCTCGACAAACTGCGCGCGCACGTCGGCACGCTCAGCCTGCCGAAATTCGAACTGCCGAGCGCATAA
- a CDS encoding DHA2 family efflux MFS transporter permease subunit: MQSYSKVITGNKWLIAIPVMLAALTAVLDASIVNVAIPNMQSSFGAGVDEIDWVITGYLISNVIIIPTTGWLSSVIGLKRYFAISQFVFMVASLLCGLSWNLPSLIFFRVLQGIGGGAILPVSLTILLEAFPPSEFAMASALYGVGATIGPAIGPTLGGWLTDTLSWPWIFFVNVPLVTLSIILSQTLIGENREALAQRASRPIDIWGLLAVGTWLATLQIVLQEGEKNGWFESSFIIGMSALSLAAFIAFLVIELRVEHPLINIRIFANRNFTLGSVAGAMLGAALFGMLFITPLFAGNLLHYTALQIGLLLFPAALVSLVLFPVVGQLSSFIDGRFLMFFGLGLFAAALYFQSLADLQTSWSTLMWIQILRGASLPFMFTSIGALSLTALAPRDRADGSSLFNLTRTLGGSFGIAILATMVVNREKFHFERFGEALTQFSSQTSERLASFTAGFMAHGSSAALAAQQAKALLSLLLTQQAFVGAFADVSLALAISLIATAVILPFFQISKLRGSQAPAPAAAE; this comes from the coding sequence ATGCAATCCTATTCCAAGGTGATCACCGGGAACAAATGGCTCATCGCCATCCCGGTGATGCTCGCGGCGCTGACCGCGGTGCTGGATGCCAGCATCGTCAACGTCGCCATTCCGAACATGCAGTCAAGCTTTGGGGCAGGCGTAGACGAGATCGATTGGGTGATCACCGGGTATCTCATCAGCAACGTCATCATCATCCCGACGACCGGCTGGCTCTCCAGCGTCATCGGACTGAAGCGCTATTTCGCGATCAGCCAGTTCGTGTTCATGGTGGCTTCGCTGCTGTGCGGTCTGTCGTGGAACTTGCCTTCGCTCATCTTCTTCCGCGTGCTGCAGGGCATCGGCGGCGGAGCCATCCTGCCGGTGTCGCTCACCATCCTGCTCGAGGCGTTCCCGCCCTCGGAATTCGCGATGGCATCGGCGCTGTACGGCGTGGGCGCGACGATCGGACCCGCCATCGGCCCCACGCTCGGCGGCTGGCTCACCGACACCCTGTCGTGGCCGTGGATATTCTTCGTCAACGTGCCGCTGGTCACGCTCTCGATCATCTTGAGCCAAACGCTCATCGGCGAGAACCGCGAAGCTCTCGCGCAGCGCGCTTCTCGGCCGATCGACATTTGGGGCTTGCTCGCGGTGGGGACGTGGCTGGCCACCCTGCAGATCGTGCTCCAGGAGGGCGAGAAAAACGGCTGGTTCGAGTCGTCGTTCATCATCGGGATGAGCGCCCTTTCCCTCGCTGCCTTCATCGCCTTTCTCGTCATCGAGCTGCGCGTCGAGCACCCGCTCATCAATATTCGGATCTTCGCCAACCGCAATTTCACGCTCGGCTCGGTCGCCGGCGCGATGCTGGGCGCGGCGCTTTTCGGCATGCTGTTCATCACGCCGCTGTTCGCCGGCAATCTGCTGCACTACACCGCGTTGCAGATCGGGCTGTTGCTCTTCCCCGCGGCCCTGGTCAGTCTCGTGCTGTTCCCCGTGGTGGGCCAGCTGTCGTCCTTCATCGACGGGCGGTTTTTGATGTTCTTCGGACTCGGGCTTTTCGCTGCGGCGCTCTACTTCCAAAGCCTCGCCGATCTGCAAACCTCGTGGTCAACGCTGATGTGGATCCAGATCCTGCGCGGCGCTTCGCTGCCGTTCATGTTCACCTCCATCGGCGCGCTGTCGCTGACCGCACTCGCGCCGAGGGATCGTGCCGACGGCTCGTCCTTGTTCAATCTCACGCGCACGCTTGGCGGTTCCTTCGGCATCGCGATCCTGGCGACGATGGTCGTCAATCGCGAGAAATTCCATTTCGAACGTTTCGGCGAGGCCCTGACGCAGTTCTCAAGCCAGACCAGCGAGCGGCTTGCCTCGTTCACCGCCGGCTTTATGGCGCATGGCTCTTCGGCCGCGCTGGCAGCGCAGCAGGCAAAGGCCTTACTCTCGTTGTTGCTGACGCAACAGGCGTTCGTCGGCGCGTTTGCCGACGTGTCGCTCGCCCTGGCGATATCGCTCATCGCGACGGCGGTTATTCTGCCGTTCTTCCAAATCTCGAAATTGCGCGGCTCCCAGGCGCCTGCCCCTGCCGCCGCCGAATGA
- a CDS encoding stalk domain-containing protein produces the protein MFPSAQALADNVRIIVNGQEASFDQPPIVRSGRVFVPLRGVFERLGATVVYDNGLINATGNHRNIQLHIGSTAATINGQATSLDVAPFLVGARTLVPLRFISESLGANVNYDGNSRTVSVAMAAAAAPPPPTATVVSVVNIVASNWKFTPDTISVAAGRPVTLRLTSTSGVHGIQSDELGIPQTAISQDQFARVTFTPKAGTYVIHCSIQCGSGHRNMALTIVVR, from the coding sequence ATGTTTCCATCGGCGCAAGCCCTTGCGGACAACGTACGCATCATCGTGAACGGCCAAGAGGCATCGTTCGACCAGCCGCCCATCGTGAGGAGCGGACGCGTTTTTGTGCCGCTGCGCGGCGTCTTCGAGCGTCTTGGCGCGACCGTCGTCTACGACAACGGTTTGATCAACGCGACCGGCAACCACCGCAACATCCAACTGCACATCGGCTCGACGGCGGCGACCATCAACGGCCAGGCGACCTCTTTGGACGTCGCGCCGTTCTTGGTGGGTGCGCGCACGTTGGTGCCGCTGCGCTTCATCTCGGAATCGTTGGGAGCGAACGTCAACTACGACGGCAACTCCCGGACGGTGAGCGTGGCCATGGCAGCCGCGGCGGCACCGCCGCCTCCGACGGCAACCGTCGTTTCTGTCGTCAACATCGTCGCGTCCAACTGGAAATTCACGCCCGATACGATCAGCGTTGCCGCCGGAAGACCGGTGACATTGCGATTGACCTCCACTTCGGGCGTGCACGGCATCCAATCGGACGAGCTCGGGATCCCGCAAACCGCGATCAGTCAGGACCAATTCGCGAGAGTGACGTTCACGCCGAAAGCCGGAACGTACGTCATTCATTGCTCGATTCAGTGCGGCTCCGGGCACAGAAACATGGCTCTCACGATTGTGGTGAGATAG
- a CDS encoding methylglyoxal synthase, translated as MALAFTRDEPERLSVALIAHDARKDEMAEWAAFNADTLSNCDIYATATTASSVARKLDLRINTLLSGPLGGDAQVGALISEGRIHVVFFFWDPLTPQPHDVDVKMLLRLAVLHDVPIACNRSSADLLISSPLFTDLGYHFREQGEHVGERISVWVRLIRSDDLARCRYVFEHTTSEDRYCRFFQFKEDLDDAQLRQFVELGDNVVGLLAERGDEPVGMAHAWIDGRDSAELGIIVSRDARRQGVGRRLVERLATELRARGVKELFAYTLAENVSFAALARSLGLTRTGVEAGVATYRRSL; from the coding sequence ATGGCGCTTGCTTTCACCAGGGACGAACCCGAACGGCTCAGTGTCGCCCTTATCGCCCACGACGCCCGCAAAGACGAGATGGCGGAGTGGGCGGCGTTCAACGCCGACACGCTTTCGAATTGCGATATCTACGCCACCGCGACGACCGCAAGTTCGGTGGCACGCAAACTCGACTTGCGCATCAACACGCTGTTGTCGGGCCCGCTCGGCGGCGACGCGCAAGTAGGCGCGCTGATCTCCGAGGGGCGGATCCACGTCGTCTTCTTCTTCTGGGATCCGCTCACGCCGCAACCGCATGACGTCGACGTCAAGATGCTGCTGCGCCTCGCCGTGCTGCACGACGTGCCCATCGCATGCAACCGCAGTTCCGCCGATCTGCTGATCTCCTCGCCGCTCTTCACGGATCTCGGCTATCACTTCCGCGAGCAGGGCGAGCATGTGGGGGAGCGGATCAGCGTGTGGGTCAGGCTTATCCGATCCGATGATCTGGCGCGTTGCCGCTATGTGTTCGAACACACCACGAGTGAAGACCGGTATTGCCGTTTCTTCCAATTCAAAGAAGATCTGGACGATGCGCAGCTGCGCCAGTTCGTCGAGCTCGGCGACAACGTCGTCGGCTTGCTGGCCGAGCGCGGCGACGAGCCGGTCGGCATGGCGCACGCGTGGATCGACGGGCGCGATTCGGCTGAGCTTGGAATCATCGTCTCGCGAGACGCGCGCCGGCAAGGCGTCGGCCGGCGGCTCGTCGAGCGGCTGGCGACTGAACTGCGCGCTCGCGGGGTCAAGGAGCTCTTCGCATACACGCTTGCCGAGAACGTCTCGTTCGCCGCGCTGGCGCGGTCCTTAGGCCTCACGCGCACCGGCGTCGAAGCGGGCGTCGCGACGTACCGCCGCAGCCTGTAG